A genomic window from Streptomyces sp. 846.5 includes:
- a CDS encoding phosphotransferase, giving the protein MQRLLAHVADVGFSGAPRPYGLSADGAEELVEFLPGEVGHDFGAPEVRSDASLIAAARLLRGLHDATAGFVREPGDVWQLPPREPAEVICHGDAATYNTVFRDRLPIAFIDFDTAHPGPRLWDVAYTAYRFVPLYAPDEVEHTLPLPEARRRLGLFADAYGLSEAERAALPAVAAERLRALVAWMHEHAAAGHPAFSQHVAEGHDRRYLTDARWIESTFR; this is encoded by the coding sequence GTGCAGCGGCTGCTCGCGCATGTGGCGGATGTCGGATTCTCGGGAGCTCCGAGGCCGTACGGACTCAGCGCGGACGGTGCCGAGGAACTCGTTGAGTTTCTGCCGGGTGAGGTCGGCCATGACTTCGGTGCGCCGGAGGTTCGAAGCGATGCCTCGCTGATCGCTGCAGCTCGACTGTTGCGTGGGTTGCATGACGCCACGGCCGGCTTTGTGCGCGAGCCGGGCGATGTGTGGCAACTCCCGCCTCGGGAGCCGGCGGAGGTGATCTGCCATGGGGACGCGGCCACGTACAACACGGTGTTCCGCGATCGACTCCCGATCGCCTTCATTGACTTCGACACCGCCCACCCCGGGCCTCGGCTCTGGGACGTGGCCTACACCGCGTACCGATTCGTCCCGCTGTACGCGCCGGACGAAGTGGAGCACACGCTGCCGCTGCCGGAAGCCCGGCGCCGGCTGGGACTGTTCGCCGACGCCTATGGGCTGTCGGAGGCGGAGCGGGCCGCGCTGCCTGCTGTCGCCGCCGAGCGGCTCCGGGCGCTGGTCGCCTGGATGCACGAGCACGCCGCGGCAGGCCATCCCGCTTTCTCCCAGCATGTCGCAGAGGGGCACGACCGCCGCTATCTCACCGATGCCCGATGGATCGAATCCACGTTCAGGTGA
- a CDS encoding NAD(P)-dependent oxidoreductase, with translation MLKIGLIGMGRMGTPICANLVAAGYQVAVHDARPDRAAAARDCGAVWCRSGREAADGSDVLITVLPGPAEVTAALDDAVLDALASTPGATWIDMSSNSPAAAAPVRERASARGVGVLEAPIGGAPEDARAGTLRLFVGGDADLLARHRPLLEVVADPHRITHLGGPGTGYTVKLLVNLLWFGQAAATAEALLLGRSAGVDLAALYDTLAESAASSEFIRRDLPSLFAGDYLASFGLDHIHEQLAIVTALARDLGTPHTITESVRRLHQAALERYGPADGELLAVALLEEQAGIQLRTEP, from the coding sequence GTGCTGAAGATCGGTCTCATCGGTATGGGCCGGATGGGGACCCCCATCTGCGCCAATCTCGTCGCCGCCGGGTATCAGGTGGCCGTCCACGACGCCCGGCCCGACCGCGCAGCAGCCGCGCGGGACTGCGGCGCCGTCTGGTGCCGCTCCGGTCGCGAGGCGGCGGACGGCTCGGATGTGCTGATCACCGTTCTCCCCGGTCCCGCCGAGGTCACGGCCGCACTGGACGACGCCGTCCTGGACGCGCTCGCGTCCACGCCCGGCGCCACCTGGATCGACATGAGCAGCAACTCCCCCGCCGCAGCCGCTCCGGTCCGCGAGCGCGCGTCGGCCCGGGGCGTCGGCGTGCTCGAAGCCCCGATCGGCGGCGCCCCCGAGGACGCACGGGCCGGCACGCTGCGGCTGTTCGTCGGCGGAGACGCCGATCTGCTCGCCCGGCACCGCCCGCTGCTGGAGGTGGTCGCCGACCCGCACCGGATCACCCACCTCGGCGGCCCCGGCACCGGATACACCGTCAAGCTGCTGGTCAACCTCCTGTGGTTCGGCCAGGCCGCCGCCACCGCGGAGGCCCTGCTGCTCGGCCGCAGCGCCGGGGTCGACCTGGCCGCGCTGTACGACACCCTCGCGGAGTCCGCCGCGAGCAGCGAGTTCATCCGCCGCGACCTGCCCTCGCTCTTCGCCGGCGACTATCTCGCCTCGTTCGGCCTGGACCACATCCACGAGCAGCTCGCCATCGTCACCGCGCTGGCCCGCGATCTCGGCACCCCGCACACCATCACCGAGTCCGTCCGCCGCCTGCACCAGGCCGCGCTGGAGCGCTACGGCCCGGCCGACGGCGAGCTGCTGGCGGTGGCCCTGCTGGAGGAGCAGGCCGGGATCCAGCTGCGTACCGAGCCATAA
- a CDS encoding histidine kinase, producing the protein MPLAPVLPADPQVPSDGGVAGLRRAPASLVLALVEALVGGVLLLVTYWALASAGYAGLLRSWQLLLLGGLALLLLLARHRFPQAAMMALAALLGVMPSLSMLCAAVSYSTARRVGSPRRRDLVLLASAVLPVLASLLRLVLWQGGRWQYAVELGAVLAAVGVVIPGLVGSAAGQQDRLVRALRERTAAAERAKQLVESESRTEERSRIAAEMHDLVGHRLSLIALHAGGLEMALAKQAPDLVGEAAQVRLAGRDAMDELRQALGVLGPLGRDTGTDALTDATGTRADLLALVEESRAAGVRVAFSWEGDDLTTSQPRVRRAVNRVVREGLTNVHRYASGAAVTVTIRHEPGRVWAEVRNGAPPHPPAATTGLGTGRGLAGLRERVALLGGELTVGPQPGGGFLVRAVLPTDPDADPGRGGEGEGTVPAWEPPLSPEAVERPSTDEVVRSRLAGAVAAVLGLAGLGAVLLVGLSLLQQARPFSGEPPQSVVHLGMTPSQLQQVVGPDSPAVRSAAYDREPARPSGATECIFPDTSSTNGNNLLIITRYCFNDGKLTNISNFATPLAP; encoded by the coding sequence ATGCCCCTCGCTCCCGTGCTGCCCGCAGACCCCCAGGTGCCGTCCGACGGCGGTGTCGCGGGGCTTCGGCGGGCACCGGCCTCGCTGGTGCTGGCGCTGGTCGAGGCGCTGGTCGGCGGGGTGCTGCTGCTGGTCACCTACTGGGCGCTGGCCTCGGCCGGCTACGCCGGGCTGCTGCGCTCGTGGCAGCTCCTGCTGCTCGGGGGCCTGGCGCTGCTGCTGCTCCTGGCGCGGCACCGCTTCCCACAGGCCGCGATGATGGCGCTGGCCGCGCTGCTGGGTGTGATGCCGTCGTTGTCGATGCTCTGCGCGGCGGTCAGCTACAGCACGGCCCGGCGGGTCGGGTCCCCGCGCCGGCGGGATCTGGTGCTGCTGGCCTCGGCTGTGCTGCCGGTGCTGGCCAGCCTGTTGCGGCTGGTGCTCTGGCAGGGCGGCCGCTGGCAGTACGCGGTGGAGCTGGGTGCGGTGCTGGCCGCCGTGGGCGTGGTCATCCCCGGCCTGGTCGGCTCCGCCGCCGGGCAGCAGGACCGGCTGGTGCGCGCGCTGCGCGAGCGCACCGCGGCGGCCGAGCGGGCCAAGCAGCTGGTGGAGAGCGAGTCACGGACCGAGGAACGCTCCCGGATCGCCGCCGAGATGCACGATCTGGTCGGCCATCGGCTGAGCCTGATCGCCCTGCACGCGGGCGGCCTGGAGATGGCCCTGGCCAAACAGGCCCCGGACCTCGTCGGCGAGGCCGCCCAGGTACGCCTGGCCGGGCGGGACGCGATGGACGAGCTGCGCCAGGCCCTGGGCGTGCTGGGCCCGCTGGGCCGGGACACCGGCACCGACGCGCTCACCGACGCCACCGGCACCAGGGCGGACCTGCTGGCGCTGGTCGAGGAGTCGCGTGCGGCCGGGGTCAGAGTCGCGTTCTCCTGGGAGGGCGACGATCTGACGACCTCTCAGCCCAGGGTGCGCCGTGCGGTGAACCGGGTGGTCCGGGAAGGGCTGACCAATGTGCACCGCTATGCCTCCGGCGCGGCGGTGACGGTGACGATTCGTCATGAACCGGGCCGGGTGTGGGCCGAGGTGCGCAACGGTGCGCCGCCGCATCCGCCGGCCGCGACCACCGGGCTGGGCACCGGCCGTGGGCTCGCCGGGCTGCGCGAGCGAGTGGCGCTGCTGGGCGGCGAACTGACGGTCGGTCCGCAACCGGGCGGCGGGTTCCTGGTCCGCGCGGTCCTGCCGACGGATCCGGATGCCGACCCCGGCCGCGGGGGTGAAGGCGAGGGAACGGTCCCGGCCTGGGAGCCGCCGCTCTCCCCCGAGGCGGTCGAGCGGCCCAGCACCGACGAGGTGGTGCGCAGCCGGCTGGCCGGCGCCGTCGCGGCGGTGCTGGGCCTCGCCGGGCTGGGCGCGGTGCTGCTGGTCGGGCTGAGCCTGCTGCAGCAGGCCCGCCCGTTCTCGGGTGAGCCGCCGCAGAGCGTGGTGCACCTCGGCATGACGCCGAGTCAGCTGCAGCAGGTCGTCGGCCCGGACAGTCCGGCGGTACGGTCCGCGGCGTACGATCGCGAACCCGCACGGCCGTCCGGGGCAACCGAGTGCATCTTCCCGGACACTTCCTCCACAAACGGAAATAATCTGCTGATAATCACCCGCTACTGTTTCAATGATGGCAAATTGACGAACATTTCCAATTTCGCAACGCCGCTGGCTCCCTGA
- a CDS encoding response regulator transcription factor: MTESSATAPIRVLLADDEETVRAGVRLILRHAEDIEVVAEASNGAEAVELAARTPVDVALVDIRMPVLDGLAAIEKLLALNPHPAVVMLTTFGDEANVIRALQAGAGGFLLKDDGPQELISAVRAAAEGDAVLSPGVTGMVVRRMLDGSLHAPQGAAEQEADATPEQLVAALSEQERRVLSMLGQGMPNLELSLRLGLGPDSVKTLVSEVLAKTGTESRVQAALLAARVGLAD, encoded by the coding sequence ATGACCGAGAGCAGCGCCACCGCCCCGATCCGCGTCCTGCTGGCCGACGACGAGGAGACCGTCCGCGCCGGGGTGCGGCTGATCCTGCGTCATGCCGAGGACATCGAGGTCGTCGCCGAGGCGTCGAACGGGGCCGAGGCGGTGGAGCTGGCCGCGCGCACACCGGTGGACGTGGCCCTGGTGGACATCCGGATGCCGGTGCTCGACGGTCTGGCCGCCATCGAGAAGTTGCTCGCGCTGAACCCCCACCCGGCGGTGGTGATGCTGACCACCTTCGGCGACGAGGCCAATGTCATCCGGGCCCTGCAGGCCGGGGCCGGCGGCTTCCTGCTCAAGGACGACGGCCCGCAGGAGCTGATCAGCGCCGTACGAGCGGCCGCGGAGGGCGACGCGGTTCTGTCCCCGGGGGTGACCGGCATGGTGGTGCGCCGCATGCTGGACGGCAGCCTGCACGCACCCCAGGGCGCGGCAGAGCAAGAGGCCGACGCGACGCCGGAGCAGCTGGTGGCCGCGCTCTCCGAGCAGGAACGCCGGGTGCTGTCCATGCTGGGCCAGGGCATGCCCAATCTGGAGCTCAGCCTGCGGCTGGGCCTCGGCCCCGACTCGGTGAAGACCCTGGTCAGCGAGGTCCTGGCGAAGACCGGCACGGAGAGCCGGGTCCAGGCGGCCCTGCTGGCGGCCAGGGTCGGGCTGGCGGACTGA